From the genome of Bacteroides sp. MSB163, one region includes:
- a CDS encoding PaaI family thioesterase: MKKIINPWKDLEGYNCFGCAPNNESGVKMEFYEDGDEVVSLWKPRPEYQGWLNTLHGGIQSVLLDEICGWVVVRKLQTSGVTSKMETRFRKPVSTTDSHVVLRASIREQKRNIVIIDAKLYNEAGEVCSEAVCTYFTFPKEKAEQEMHFHHCDVEKEEILPLI; this comes from the coding sequence ATGAAGAAGATTATTAACCCGTGGAAAGATTTGGAAGGATACAATTGTTTCGGTTGTGCTCCCAATAATGAGTCCGGTGTGAAAATGGAGTTTTACGAGGATGGCGATGAGGTGGTAAGCCTTTGGAAGCCGCGTCCTGAGTATCAGGGTTGGCTGAATACGCTGCATGGTGGCATTCAGTCGGTGTTGCTGGATGAAATTTGCGGATGGGTGGTAGTGCGTAAGTTGCAGACAAGCGGGGTGACCTCGAAGATGGAAACTCGTTTTCGTAAACCGGTGTCGACTACAGACTCGCACGTCGTGTTGAGGGCTTCCATACGTGAGCAAAAGCGGAATATCGTGATTATCGACGCGAAACTTTATAATGAGGCGGGAGAGGTGTGCTCGGAGGCGGTATGCACTTACTTCACTTTCCCGAAGGAGAAGGCGGAGCAAGAAATGCACTTTCATCACTGCGATGTGGAGAAGGAGGAGATTCTGCCGCTGATTTAA
- a CDS encoding MFS transporter produces MLKYIINFYRVSMPRPCNGESLSKQKKRLKHLQWSTFLAATFGYGLYYVCRLSLNVMKKPIVDEGIFSETELGIIGSVLFFTYAIGKFANGFLADRSNINRFMTTGLLVTALVNLCLGFTNSFILFAILWGISGWFQSMGAASCVVGLSRWFSDKERGSFYGFWSASHNIGEALTFIIVASVVSVLGWRYGFLGAGLVGLIGALIIWHFLHDTPQSEGLPAVNQPREKKEMNAAEAADYNKAQKQVLLMPAIWILALSSAFMYISRYAVNSWGVFYLEAEKGYTTLDASFIISINSVCGIVGTVFSGFISDKLFGGRRNVPALIFGLMNVAALCLFLLVPDTHTWVDVTAMILFGTSIGVLLCFLGGLMAVDIAPRNASGAALGVVGVASYIGAGLQDVMSGVLIEGNKTVVNGADVYDFTYINWFWIGAAVLSVLLALLVWNARNEEIE; encoded by the coding sequence ATGCTGAAATATATTATTAATTTTTACAGGGTCTCAATGCCGAGACCTTGTAACGGAGAGTCTTTGTCCAAACAGAAGAAACGGTTGAAGCATTTGCAATGGTCTACTTTTTTGGCTGCAACCTTTGGGTATGGTTTGTATTATGTCTGTCGGTTGAGCCTGAATGTAATGAAGAAGCCTATTGTGGATGAGGGAATTTTTTCGGAAACTGAATTAGGAATTATTGGTTCTGTGCTTTTCTTTACTTATGCAATCGGAAAATTTGCAAATGGATTTCTCGCTGATCGTAGCAATATAAACCGCTTCATGACTACCGGTTTATTGGTTACTGCATTGGTTAATCTGTGTTTGGGATTTACCAATTCATTTATCTTGTTTGCCATTCTTTGGGGGATTAGTGGTTGGTTCCAGTCTATGGGAGCTGCTTCGTGTGTAGTGGGGCTTTCCCGTTGGTTTAGTGATAAAGAGCGTGGATCTTTCTATGGATTTTGGTCTGCCAGTCATAACATAGGAGAGGCTTTGACTTTCATCATCGTTGCTTCTGTGGTTAGTGTTCTGGGATGGAGGTATGGTTTTCTGGGCGCAGGTCTCGTGGGGCTTATCGGAGCATTGATTATATGGCATTTCCTTCATGATACTCCGCAGAGTGAAGGCCTGCCGGCGGTGAATCAGCCGAGAGAGAAAAAAGAAATGAATGCTGCGGAAGCAGCTGATTATAATAAAGCGCAAAAACAGGTTTTGTTGATGCCTGCTATCTGGATACTGGCTTTGTCCAGTGCTTTTATGTACATCAGCCGTTATGCAGTGAATAGTTGGGGAGTGTTTTATCTGGAGGCGGAGAAGGGATATACTACTTTGGATGCCAGCTTTATTATTTCGATCAATTCGGTTTGCGGCATTGTTGGTACAGTCTTTTCCGGATTCATATCGGATAAACTGTTCGGAGGGCGTCGCAATGTGCCTGCATTGATTTTTGGATTAATGAATGTAGCCGCTTTGTGTCTGTTTTTACTCGTTCCTGATACACATACTTGGGTAGATGTGACGGCTATGATTTTATTTGGAACAAGTATTGGTGTGTTACTGTGCTTCCTGGGTGGACTGATGGCGGTCGATATTGCTCCGCGTAATGCTTCAGGTGCGGCACTGGGAGTAGTGGGGGTTGCCAGTTACATAGGTGCCGGATTGCAAGATGTGATGAGCGGTGTGTTGATAGAAGGAAACAAAACGGTAGTGAATGGGGCGGATGTTTATGATTTTACGTATATCAATTGGTTTTGGATCGGTGCGGCGGTATTATCAGTATTGTTGGCACTGTTAGTTTGGAATGCTCGGAATGAAGAAATTGAATAG
- a CDS encoding glycerophosphodiester phosphodiesterase family protein has product MRRNLFLLSCLLLLCTVALWGQNPAERIHTAFNEPAEKSILVVSHRADWRNAPENSLQAIQNCIDMGVDMVEIDLKRTKDGHLVLMHDKTIDRTTTGKGKPEDYTLEELHQFRMRNGAGHKTRHLIPTFEEVMKLCKGKIMVNVDKGYDYFKEAYVILEKTGTVHQCIMKAGLPYDQVKAENGEVLDKMIFMPVIDLHKEGAEAVVDGYLEHMKPQAFELVFDNDGPEVQRLIKKVRDSGAKIFINSLWPELCGGHDDDLAVELKQPGESWGWIIGQGAKLIQTDRPALLLEYLKAKKLHD; this is encoded by the coding sequence ATGAGAAGGAATCTATTTTTATTGAGTTGCCTCTTATTGCTGTGTACAGTTGCTTTATGGGGACAAAATCCTGCTGAACGGATTCATACAGCATTTAATGAACCCGCTGAAAAATCAATTCTGGTGGTTTCGCACCGTGCAGATTGGCGTAATGCTCCGGAAAACTCATTGCAAGCCATTCAAAATTGCATTGATATGGGAGTGGATATGGTTGAAATTGATTTGAAGCGTACTAAAGATGGGCATCTTGTTTTGATGCATGATAAAACTATTGACCGTACTACTACGGGTAAAGGTAAACCGGAAGATTATACGTTGGAAGAGTTGCATCAGTTCCGTATGAGAAATGGGGCCGGACATAAAACTCGTCACTTGATACCTACTTTTGAAGAAGTGATGAAGTTATGTAAAGGCAAAATCATGGTGAATGTGGATAAAGGGTATGATTATTTTAAAGAGGCATACGTTATTCTTGAAAAAACAGGTACTGTGCATCAGTGTATAATGAAAGCCGGGCTCCCTTATGATCAGGTGAAAGCTGAGAATGGTGAAGTGTTGGATAAGATGATTTTTATGCCTGTGATCGATTTACACAAGGAAGGTGCAGAAGCGGTTGTTGACGGTTATTTAGAACACATGAAACCCCAGGCTTTTGAATTGGTATTTGATAATGACGGTCCGGAGGTGCAGAGACTGATAAAGAAAGTACGTGATAGTGGTGCTAAGATTTTTATAAATAGTTTGTGGCCGGAACTTTGTGGTGGTCATGATGATGATCTTGCTGTAGAGTTGAAACAACCGGGGGAGAGTTGGGGATGGATCATTGGACAAGGAGCTAAACTGATTCAGACAGATCGTCCTGCACTATTACTGGAATATCTGAAAGCAAAGAAGCTTCACGATTAA